A single genomic interval of Helianthus annuus cultivar XRQ/B chromosome 13, HanXRQr2.0-SUNRISE, whole genome shotgun sequence harbors:
- the LOC110900061 gene encoding pectinesterase 2 produces the protein MTTLPFLATLISFLFLLLSFEVHGYPISEIRSWCNQTPHPEPCEHVLSSKPNEGTIRHKNDFIKALLKVTLERATDAESNTRGLGAKCHNLLEKTAWSDCLKLYENTVQRINMTIAPNQKCSKVEMQTWLSTALTNLETCKIGFEELGVGDYLLPLMNNNVSSLISNTLAMNKGNKSSDYEPRYQKGFPTWVKPGDRKLLQSSNPASQANAVVAQDGSGDYKTIGSAVAAAKSSGGRYVIYVKAGTYNEYIEIKPNNIMLVGDGIGKTIITGSRSVGGSGSTSFGSATMGVDGDRFIGRGFTVRNTAGPQNHQAVALRSDSDLSVFYQCSFEGYQDTLYVLSNRQFYRECNIYGTVDFIFGNAAAVLQNCNIYARDPPNKTNTLTAQGRTDPNQNTGISIHNCRVTAASSLNGVKTYLGRPWKQYSRTVFIKTYLDGIVNPAGWMPWSGNFALDTLYYGEYMNTGPGSSTANRVNWKGYHVITNAAEAAKFTPGSFIAGGSWLPDTGVPWTSGL, from the exons ATGACCACACTTCCATTTTTAGCAACCCTCATTTCTTTCTTGTTCTTGCTTCTTTCTTTTGAGGTGCATGGCTACCCCATATCCGAGATTCGGTCATGGTGTAACCAAACACCTCATCCGGAACCCTGTGAGCACGTCTTATCTAGTAAGCCAAATGAGGGCACAATAAGACACAAAAATGACTTCATCAAAGCATTGTTGAAAGTTACCCTAGAGCGAGCGACAGATGCTGAGTCAAACACTCGAGGGCTTGGGGCAAAGTGCCATAACCTTCTTGAAAAGACCGCTTGGAGTGATTGTCTCAAGCTTTATGAAAACACTGTCCAAAGGATCAACATGACTATTGCTCCTAATCAAAAGTGTAGCAAGGTTGAAATGCAAACCTGGCTAAGCACGGCTCTCACAAACCTCGAGACATGTAAGATCGGGTTCGAGGAGCTAGGGGTTGGTGACTACTTGTTGCCACTAATGAACAACAATGTCTCCTCCTTAATCAGCAATACATTAGCAATGAACAAAGGAAACAAATCATCGGATTACGAGCCTCGTTACCAAAAGGGGTTCCCTACTTGGGTGAAACCCGGTGATCGGAAGCTATTACAATCTTCAAACCCCGCTTCTCAGGCGAACGCGGTCGTAGCTCAAGACGGTTCGGGTGATTATAAGACTATTGGAAGCGCGGTAGCGGCAGCGAAATCGAGTGGAGGGAGGTATGTGATATATGTGAAGGCAGGCACTTACAATGAGTACATTGAGATTAAACCCAATAACATAATGTTAGTTGGAGATGGAATAGGAAAAACAATCATAACTGGCAGTAGAAGTGTTGGAGGATCAGGTTCTACATCTTTTGGGTCAGCCACTATGG GGGTAGATGGAGACAGATTCATCGGCCGCGGTTTCACGGTCAGAAACACCGCGGGGCCACAAAACCACCAAGCCGTGGCCCTGCGAAGCGATTCTGACCTCTCGGTTTTCTACCAATGCAGCTTTGAAGGGTACCAAGACACACTTTACGTTCTTTCGAATCGACAATTTTATAGAGAATGTAACATATACGGCACAGTTGATTTCATTTTCGGCAATGCGGCAGCCGTACTTCAAAACTGCAACATTTACGCCCGTGACCCTCCAAATAAGACCAACACCTTGACCGCACAAGGACGAACTGATCCGAACCAAAACACTGGAATCTCAATCCATAACTGTCGGGTCACGGCTGCTTCGAGCCTAAACGGCGTTAAAACGTATCTCGGAAGGCCGTGGAAGCAATACTCGAGGACCGTTTTTATCAAAACCTACCTCGATGGTATTGTGAACCCTGCGGGTTGGATGCCATGGAGCGGTAACTTCGCGCTTGACACATTGTATTATGGCGAGTACATGAACACGGGCCCAGGTTCATCAACTGCGAATCGGGTTAACTGGAAAGGTTACCATGTGATCACTAACGCGGCTGAGGCCGCGAAGTTCACACCGGGGAGCTTCATTGCTGGTGGATCATGGTTGCCGGACACAGGGGTGCCCTGGACCAGTGGCCTTTAA